The Stieleria maiorica genome includes the window GGGGAAAGACTGGTCTTGCAAACGGTTGAAGTCAGCGCGGATGGACAATACTCGTTCAGCGGGCTTGTCCCAGGTGTGGACTACGCTGTTGGCTTTCGCATTCCCAATGGTTACCAGTACACCTTGCAAAATGTCGGTGTGGACGAGACGCTTGGCAGCGACACGAGTCCCGATGGCTTGAGCGACACGTTTTCGTTGGTGCCAGGACAATCACTGACGAACGTTGACGCCGGGTTGACCGGTACGCCCAACGCGTTCGGCTTTGCGATTCCGTTAGGTGGAGACAGCAACGACGAAGGCCGAGCTGTCGCGATTGACTCAGCAGGGAGCGTCTACGTTGCTGGGAAGTTCGCATCATCGATCGATTTTGATCCTGGACCGGGCGAAGCAATCCTGCAAAATGAAGGCAGCGAAGACGCTTTCTTTGCCAAGTACACCCGCTCGGGAGTCTTGGTCTGGGCCAAGCAATTGAAAGGTGGTACCGGCCTCGACGCGATAGGCATCCACGTTGCAGGTAATGGCGATGTGACCCTGACGGGTAACTTCAATGGCGAGACGAATTTTGATCCGGGTGCGACCGACACGACGTTAGACGTTGCTTCGTCACACAGCTACGTGCTTCGGTTCAATGGCGCGGGAGACTTTGTTTGGGTGCGGGCGATCCAGGCGGGGGTCCGAGATCTGGCGGTCGCTGACAACGGCGATCTGCTTTTCACTGGGGTCTTTAGCAACGGCCCGGTCGATTTTGATCCGGGCACCGGCACGTTTGAAATGACCAATGAAGGCAGCAGCGATCGATTCGTTTTGAATCTAAATAACGCGGGGCAGTTTAACTGGGCGACGCAATTTGGATTGTCGGGAATCAATCCACGCGAACGCGTCGATGTGGATAGCAGCGGGCATGTGTATGTAACCGGCAGCTACAGCGGAATCACCGACTTTGAAGCCGGCCCCTACACGACCTCGCTGCAGGGTGGAGGCGGTTTTACGATGCGGTTGCAACCCGACGGCACTCTGGACTGGGTTCGCCCGATGAACGTTCAGTACGGTCGCGCGGTCGCAGCGGCGGATGACGGCACCGTTTACAGCTCTGGATTATTCTTGGGCAGACCCGACGTCGATCCTGGTTTTGATGAATTCTATTTGCAGGCAGTCGTTTCAGAGGACATACCGGTCTACCAATACGACCTTCCCATTATCAAACTCGACGCCAATGGAGAATTCGGACATGCGTTTGCGTTCACCGGGATCGGATCGGAGGGTGCAGACGACCTGGAAATCAATGCCAGTGGCAGATTGGCAGGTGCAGGATATCTACAAGAAACCGTCGATTTTGATCCGTCGGCGGAGGAACAGATCCTCACCTCAGCGGGGGAATATGATGCGGCTGTCTTTAGCCTCGACCCGTCAGGAACAGACGTGCTGGCGTACCGTTTCGGCGGCATCGAAGATGACTTTGCCTACGGTGTCGACATCGGCTCCGATGGTAGCGTTGCAGCCACGGGCTACTTTCAAGCCACGGCGACGCTCGACCCACTGGTCAGTGACGTCAGCCTGGCGAGCGCTGGCGGACGCGACGCGTTCTTGTTGCACTTCACTTCCAATCGTTCGCCCGAAGCGATTGCGTTGAGCAACTCGAACATCTTGAAAGAGAGTCCTGTCGGAGAATTGGTTGGTGTTTTTTCGACGACCGACCCCAACGTAGGTGACAGCTTTTCGTACACGCTGGTCAGCGGAAACGGCGATGACGATAACGGGCTATTTCGAATCGTCAACGCTCAACTCGAAACCGACGGGGCAATCCCTGGGCTTGACCCATTGAGCATTCGCGTGCGCTCGACCGATCGTGACGGTCAATGGTTCGAGTCCACCTTCGTGATTTCAGTGACCACCAACGTGGATGTCCCTCCTGCGGTCGAGTCGGTGGTCCGAGTCGGAAGTAGTCCGACCAACGCTTCAACGCTTCAGTACACCGTGACCTTTAGTGAGCCTGTCGCCGGCGTTGACGCTGGCGATTTCTCCATCACGGCGACGTCCGTCACAGGTACTTCGGTGACCCAAGTTGCCGGCAACGGCGCGGTCTACACCGTGACAATCGTCGCCACCGGTGGTGAAGGAATCGTGCGTATGGATGTGATCGATGATGATTCGATCATCGATTCGATCGGACAGTCGCTCGGCGGTTCAGGAGCGAACAACGGGGCCTTCAACACAGGCGAAGAATACGTCGTTGATTTGACGCCTCCGCAAGTCATCTCGGTGCAAACGCCGGACGTCAGCCCGACCAACGCCAACGAGGTGGATTTCGTGGTGACGTTTAGCGAATTGGTTGGTGGCGTCGACGACGTGGACTTTAGTTTGATCGCAAACGGTTTAACGGGGGTCTCGATTAGCAACATCACTCAAGCGGGTTCGGTCTACACCGTGACCGTTGACTCCGGAAGCGGAGACGGAACGTTGCGGCTGGATGTTCTCGACGACGACTCCATCACCGACGCAAGAACCAACCCGCTGGGCGGGCCTGGCGCGGGAAATGGAGGCTTCACTTCCAGCAACAGCTACACATTCGATCGAACCGGCCCGTCGGTCGATTCTATCAGGCGTGTTGGTGCAAGCCCGACTGATTCGGCAAGCATCGACTTTACGGTCACGTTCACTGAAGACGTCACAGGCGTCGATCTTGATGACTTTTCGCTCGCACTGACAGGACTTCCGGGAGCGGAGATCACTTCGCTCAGTGGTAGCGGAAGCGTCTACACCGTCACCGTATCCACGGGGCTTGGTGATGGCACAATTCGTTTGAATGTGGTTGACGATGACACGATCAAGGATGCCTACAACAACTTTCTTGGCGGAACGGGCATCAACAATGGGGGATTTGACAGCGGAGAAATCTATGTGGTCGACCGCACCGGCGAATTGTTTGGTCGCAAATGGCATGATTTAGATGGCGATGGGCTGTGGGATTCTTCAGAGCCCGGACTCGCGGGCGTCATGGTGTACTTAGATCTCAATGGCAACGGACAATATGATGCGACCGAACCAACGGCAATCACTTCGTTGGACGATCCAGCGACAACCGATGTCGACGAAACGGGGAACTATCGATTCAGTGACTTGGGGCCAGGAAACTATGACGTCGGCGAATTCTTGCCTGCCGGATGGACGCAAACCTATCCGGTCGAGTTCACCGGCGGCACAGGCGAATTAACGTTTGTCGAAGCGTTACGTGACGGCGTCAACGGAATCGATGGATTGGATGAAGCCGCGGGCGTGACCGTCAGCCCCGACGGCAATCACATTTATGTTGCATCCTACACAGACGACTCCGTGACCGTATTGCAGCGAGACCACGTGACGGGCCAAGCCACGCTATTGCAGGTGGTTCGCAATAATGTTAGCGGTGTGACGGGGCTCAACGGAGCGCAGTCTGTCGTTGTTAGTCCGGATGGTAAGAACGTCTATGTCTCCAGCGATTTTGATGACTCCGTCGTGGTCTTTGATCGCGATCAGTCCTCCGGCTTGGTTACGTACTCACAGCGTCTGCGTGACGGAGTAGATGGAGTCAACGGAATCGACAGTGCCCTGTCAATTGTGATTAGCCCGGACGGAGCGCATGTCTACGCGGGAGGAGCGTTGGATGATTCGGTTGCGGCATTTTCGAGAGACCCCGATACGGGTAATCTAACGTTCGTGCAATCAGTGACTGATGGCGTCAATGGTTTTTCAGGACTCGATTTTGTGTTCTCGTTGGCGATCAGTGCGGATGGACACCATCTCTACGTCACAGGAAGCGATGACGATGCGTTGACTGTCATTTCACGCAATCCAACGACCGGCATGCTCACTCACGTGCAAACACTGCGCGATGGTGTCGGGGGAGTCGATGGATTAAACCTTGCATCGGGAGTAACGATCGCACCCGACGGGAATCATGTTTACGTCGCGGGCAAAGTGGATGACGCGATCGCCGTTTTTGCTCGCAATGACATCACCGGAGAGTTAACGTTCGCACAAAAACGAACGGTGAGTTCTTTTGTTTCAAATGTCCTCGATGGAGTGATTTCGGTCTCGATCAGTCCGGACGGAGAAAACGTCTACGTCACAAACGATTTTCGCGACAAAATCGGCGTGTTCAGCCGCAATCCGGTGACGGGGCACCTTGGATATCTTCAAGACATCGCCGACAACGCTGGCGGCGTCGATGGACTGAACCAGGCATGGTTTAGCACCGTCAGTCCAGACGGAAAAAATGTTTACGTGGTCGGAGCCACGGATGACGCGCTCGTGACATTCACTCGCGACGCGGGCACCTCGTCGGCAACATCCCACAATGTGACGATCGGTCCATCCGAATCCAAGGGGCCGTTCCACTTTGGTAACGTTGGCGTCTTTGCCGACCCCGTCACGCGATTTGTACGCCAGGCGCCGTTGACGCCGATCACCAACTCCGACGTCCTGGTTTTTCACGCGGAATTCACTGCACCGGTGACTCAAATCCACGCGAGTGATTTCGCGGTGTCCGGAAGCTCGACGGCGGTTGTTTCCGAGATCGCAGCCGTCGCCGGAACCGGTGAGACGGTTTACGCCATTACTGTCTCCGGTGGGGATCTTGCGTCCTACAACGGGTTGGTCGGCATCGACTTGGCGGCGAACCAGGACATCGTAAATCTGTTAGGAAACCCGCTTCCGACGATCGAGCCGGCGATGGATGAAGTCTTCACGGTCGATAACCTGGCTCCTCAAGTGGCGGAGTTTGATCGCGGAGAGGGAGGAAACAGCGTCATCGATTCGATTGCCGTGTCGTTCGATTCCATCGTGACGTTGGTCCCCGGTGCCATCACGCTGACCAGAAACGCATCGGAACTGGTGGACCTGGTAGCGACACCATCGATCGTCGACAACGCGACCGTCGTTGTGCTGACGTTTAGCGGCGCGTCTACCGAGTCGGGTGGAGCGCTGATCGACGGTGACTATGAATTACGAGTGCTTCACAGTCACGTCCACGACTTGGCAAACAACAATCTTGATGGCGATTCCGACGGCAACGCAGGAGTCGACGCGGTGGATCAGTTTTATCGTTTCTTCGGCGACTCTGATGGTGACCGTGACGTCGACGGGCAAGACTACGGACGGTTCGCATTGACTTTCTTGAAAACTGTTGGCGATCCCGAATTCGATCCGCTGTTTGACAGCGATCGCGACGGTGACGTCGATGGGCAAGACTATGGACGATTCGGATTGCGATTTCTGCGACAACTCGATTGAGAGTGTTCTTCAATACAGACAGGCGAGAGCCGCTTACAACGATGGCTCGCGGTATGACCGGACTGCCAGTGATCGCCAACGGCGGATTGCATGATCCAGATCTCGCCGACGACGTGATCGGGCGCCGAACCGCTGATCGACTGCCGCCGACGGTCACTCGGAGCGGCCGCCATGATGCCGAACTGCAACATCCCCTGCAAACTGTGCGGAAGCTGGAGGGCCGTGAATCATAGGACCAATAGGACAGATGGGACCTATAAGTCCTATGCGCCCTATTGATCCCACTTCACCTTCATTGCCCCATCGTCGAAGGAGTGGTAAGGCACTGTTCCCAATTTCCGCCAAAAAAGAGATGCATAGTTCAAAATTTCGAGAGACAACTTGAGCTCGGCGGCATCCTCGGTGTGGAATCAATCCACAGCAACTTTGTGCACGAAACTCAGGCTCGAGTCGCGGTGTCGACTCAGCGATAATCTGCACGTCTTAGGTATCCTACTGAAGGAGAAGGTTTTGCGGATAAATAACCTCGGCACTGCAGGTTTTCATTGCACACGCCTCATGCTTTCCATTGCATGTATATTGACCGTTCCTGCGAGACTCGCAGGCGAGATGCCGGAACCGGCATGCGAAATCGAGGGAATATCGGAATATCAGTTGGACAACGGGCTGAAGGTGCTTTTTGTGCCGGATTCCTCGATTCCTACCCTTACTGTCAATATCATCATTCGCGCTGGCTCGCGTCATGAGCCGTATGGGCAAAAAGGTATCGCCCATCTCTTAGAGCACATGATGTTTAAGGGAACGGTCGCCTTTCCAGACGTCCGAAACGTCATCCGACGAAACGGCTGGTCGATGCAAGCTTCGACGTGGAATGACTTCACGAACTACGAATCAACCATGCCCGGTACACGCGAGAATCTGGAGAAAATAATCCACTTTGAGGCGGATCGCTTCGCCAATCTCCGCTTGACACCGAGTCAGCTGACCGAGGAACTAAAGATCGTCTTGAACGAAAACAGCAACGCGAAAGCGAGTCCAGAAAACGTTCTGACTGAACAGATGATTTCGGTGGCGTTCCCTTGGCACAACTATGGCCGAGCGACTATTGGAAATCAGGGTGACCTCAGCAAGATGACGGTGGACTCTCTGGAAGCATTTCGCCGGACGTACTATCGGGCCGACAATGCAACGATTGTCCTGGCAGGAAGATTCGAACCACAGTTGGCGCTGGACAGCATCCAGACACACTTCGGTGGACTCAAGTACCCTGAACGCGTACCTCCAATCGAATCGACGATTGATCCGCCACAGACCGGCGAACGTCGAATAACGGTGAGAGGGATGACCGGAAAACCGGTCGCAGCGCTTCTTTACCACGGGCCGGCGGGAGCTCATGAAGACTTTGCCGCATTCGAGATCTTTCTCAGTGCATTGATGGACACGACACCTGGCTACCTTTGGGCGCAAGAGCGATTTCGATCGGCTGCCCTGGTTTCCCCCGACATCCTTGGAGATGGCCAGCTCTGGGGGCGAATCTCAGGATTGAAGCAACGCGGATTCGTTGAGCTGTATGGGACGATGCCGACCGATTCGGCTCCGGAACCGTTGTTAAACGAGCTTGTCGCTGCCACCGAGCACTTTGCCGAGAACGTGACACGCGAACAAGTGCGATCAGCGAAACGCCGAGTTCTTGCCAGAATGCAGAGTCAGCTGCTTGACCTTCGGTCGTTTGCGGTTGAGCTTCGCTACTGGGAATCCCTTGGCAATTGGCGTTTGTACTTTCTGCATCGCGACCGAGTCAAAAACGTTCGCGTCGAAGATGTTCAGCGGGTCGCCAAACGGTATCTACATCGCGACAATCGAACGGAAGGACTTTACTTTGCCTCGAGCGAGCCCGTATTGACGACAATTCAAGAGCCGCACGTACCACCGGAGTCTTTCGATGGTTTTCATCGGGAGAGTACGATTTCTGTCGGCGAATGGATTGAGCCGGATCCGTTGGCGGTTGAAAGCCGGGTGAGTCGCCGTTCGTTTCCCAACGGAGTGAAGGTAGCTTTGTTGCAAAAAAGGACACGCGGGTCGATGGTGCACGCGAGACTAACGTTCCGACTCGATAGCACCGTCATGCCCGTGGTAAACGCGGGTGCACTTTTGTTGCTCCCAAAACTGATCACTTCAACGAACGCGAAAGCGGCCGCGCGCCTGCGTGTTCCCGGATCGGTCGGACTTGGAACTACCTTTGGAAGCAGAACGGTTGATGGACTCAGCATCACCATTCGCTCAGAGAAGGAGCATTTCTTGTTGATGCTCGAACGACTCGATCATCTGCTTAGCGGGCCTTGTTTTACGCAGGATGAATTTGAAACGCTCAAACGAACGAACGTCGCCTCGTTGGAGCGTCGCTCAAGACTTCCCTACCCCTTAGCCGATGAACACCTGCGCCGAAGCGGAGCTAAATCGCTACAGGAGGAGTTGGATTCGCTGAAGTCGATCAGATTCGCGGATATTCTTGACTGTTACCAGCAATTGACCGGTAGCGTGCATGGTGATTTTGTAGCAGTTGGTGATTTCGAGCCGGAAACAGTCATCGCGAAAGTCGCACCACCACTGGACCGTTGGCAGTCGGAGCGCGAGTTTCAACCTCCCGCTTCCTATCAAGTTGAATCCGAGTCTACGGAACTGCAAATTGACGGGAGTCCGTCGGCATGCTTTGCTGGTGACCTCTATGTCCAAGTCGGCCGGGACCACCCAGACTACGTCGCGTTGTTGGTTGCGCATCGAGTTTGGATGCTGCGTCGATTAATTCCTCGGATCAGCCAGGATGTCGGTTTGTCATACTATTACTCGAACTCTCTCCAGCCCCTGCCGGGCACGAATCAGTCCCGAGTAAGCTTGCGAGCTACCTGCGACTCAGTAAGGCTTTTGGAGTTGAAACGAGCGATTGCCGATTCATTTTATTCTCTGCATTCAACCGAGATCACAGTCGACGAACTCAGTCTCGCAAAGGAGCATTTGGCGAATTCAGCGCGGATGAAATTCTGGAGCGACAAATCACTGCTTTCTAGCCTCGCGGAAACGACCAGCGAAGATCGAAGCTTTATCGACGAATCTAACCTGATGCGGCGAATCAATGAGGTAGGGTTGGCCGACGTGCAGCAGGCAGGCAAAAACTACTTGAATTTCGATCAAATGGTAATCGCTGTAGCTGGGGACGTTGCGCTTACAGCAGATCCAGATCAATAAGGACGCCATCTTTTCGTCATGTCGGCTGCATCACGGACGGTGTCGAGGGCCTCCCCACATGGACGTCGGTCGGATCACTGCTCAAGTCGTTTCCGCAATGAGTCCATCGAAATGCCGTTCGGGACCGCTGCGCCGAGATGACTTTCTTTGGGCGCGTCGAGCGATTGCACGACAAACGATCCGATTTGAAAGAACTCCTTCAGAAACGGTGCCGCACCGAGAACATCACCTAACGGCTTGCAGTACTCCATCGTCGTCTCATCATCTAAGCTCGCGATGAAGCTGACGATACCTTCCGGTTTTCGACCAAGCCCAAACATGCTGTTCATCGCCTGTTGGTGAGTCTCGTCGTCTGAATGTTCGAGCGTACTGCAGAGTTGGTCGGTCGCATCGATTGGCTCCAACGAATCGGCTAGAGACTCTTCGATCGCTTCTGCCATTTTCACCGTCAAATCGATGACGACCGACATGCCTTTCACCACACCCTGAGACTGCGGTACCATGAATTTGAGCGTCTCTTCTACGATGCTTTTGAGAGGGAAAATGAGAGCTCGAAGTTGAGGCTTTGAGTAGGCGTCCTGGGTCAAAAGAAGATCGTGAACACCTCCGGGAGTCCGAATCACGATCGACGGTTCGTCGACAGTCCCCTCAGACAAGACCGACTTCAAATCCGGACGCTCCCGTATCGTGGACTTGATGTACATCGTGAAGTTTTCCGCCCGTCTCGGCCCGTTTCGTTTTTAGAGACTCCGTCTCGGTTTATATTGCAGCCATCATGCAATGTCAAATTTCGGTTTACGCACTGCTCCTTCATGCCTAAGCCGTTGTTTTCGAGTGAGTCGCACACGAGTTCCTTGCCGATACCGGATCGCAAAAATGCGTCTCCTCA containing:
- a CDS encoding M16 family metallopeptidase, translating into MLSIACILTVPARLAGEMPEPACEIEGISEYQLDNGLKVLFVPDSSIPTLTVNIIIRAGSRHEPYGQKGIAHLLEHMMFKGTVAFPDVRNVIRRNGWSMQASTWNDFTNYESTMPGTRENLEKIIHFEADRFANLRLTPSQLTEELKIVLNENSNAKASPENVLTEQMISVAFPWHNYGRATIGNQGDLSKMTVDSLEAFRRTYYRADNATIVLAGRFEPQLALDSIQTHFGGLKYPERVPPIESTIDPPQTGERRITVRGMTGKPVAALLYHGPAGAHEDFAAFEIFLSALMDTTPGYLWAQERFRSAALVSPDILGDGQLWGRISGLKQRGFVELYGTMPTDSAPEPLLNELVAATEHFAENVTREQVRSAKRRVLARMQSQLLDLRSFAVELRYWESLGNWRLYFLHRDRVKNVRVEDVQRVAKRYLHRDNRTEGLYFASSEPVLTTIQEPHVPPESFDGFHRESTISVGEWIEPDPLAVESRVSRRSFPNGVKVALLQKRTRGSMVHARLTFRLDSTVMPVVNAGALLLLPKLITSTNAKAAARLRVPGSVGLGTTFGSRTVDGLSITIRSEKEHFLLMLERLDHLLSGPCFTQDEFETLKRTNVASLERRSRLPYPLADEHLRRSGAKSLQEELDSLKSIRFADILDCYQQLTGSVHGDFVAVGDFEPETVIAKVAPPLDRWQSEREFQPPASYQVESESTELQIDGSPSACFAGDLYVQVGRDHPDYVALLVAHRVWMLRRLIPRISQDVGLSYYYSNSLQPLPGTNQSRVSLRATCDSVRLLELKRAIADSFYSLHSTEITVDELSLAKEHLANSARMKFWSDKSLLSSLAETTSEDRSFIDESNLMRRINEVGLADVQQAGKNYLNFDQMVIAVAGDVALTADPDQ